From a single Eleginops maclovinus isolate JMC-PN-2008 ecotype Puerto Natales chromosome 20, JC_Emac_rtc_rv5, whole genome shotgun sequence genomic region:
- the sh2d5 gene encoding LOW QUALITY PROTEIN: SH2 domain-containing protein 5 (The sequence of the model RefSeq protein was modified relative to this genomic sequence to represent the inferred CDS: deleted 1 base in 1 codon), which translates to MSGFAVMGEAPVVEDGTVTRSAEYVGSFPVDDCCLDDQIEQLHTQLKSLKTCKRMRPVSLKFSIKGVKMYNEDETKLLMAHALRRVSLSTARPSDAQFAFVSHNPGSTDAQLYCHIFQARHSRAAQFLNLLLCRCFQLSYLEKHPEEAQGDSVGSAPARNPSLLNHGFPLSVSALVSFRRAPFQGLLPGSKTNQKSSDDLNSSQDEVFPTSSPSLVRKKAIRTKVLRSGAFRSFTFTPLKQRNVQERLSASQGKEQDKAPVRRSRAPSLAETEEALAQAVWCWAGIATDSSFSLLADDVLGSYLLCPHPKKPKCGSLIIRFPSGLITHLIGNTHKGKFLLEQCKTEFSSIAELIEHYTETREELPCLLSCARVNHCYEWEESSSSQQLLNPRKSLNKARIKSTDRKDLV; encoded by the exons ATGTCTGGTTTTGCAGTCATGGGTGAGGCACCGGTGGTAGAAGATGGTACAGTCACTCGATCAGCAGAG TATGTGGGTTCATTTCCTGTGGATGACTGCTGCTTGGATGACCAGATAGAGCAGCTGCACACTCAGCTGAAGTCCCTCAAA acATGCAAAAGAATGAGGCCTGTATCCCTAAAATTCTCGATCAAAGGTGTGAAAATGTACAATGAGGATGAAACG AAACTCCTGATGGCTCACGCTCTGCGGCGTGTCTCTCTGTCCACCGCACGTCCCTCAGATGCCCAGTTTGCCTTTGTCTCCCACAACCCAGGCAGCACTGATGCCCAGCTGTACTGCCACATCTTTCAAGCAAGGCATTCGAGAGCG GCACAGTTCCTGAACCTCCTGCTTTGCCGATGTTTCCAGCTGTCTTACTTAGAAAAGCACCCAGAGGAGGCTCAGGGAGACTCTGTAGGCTCAGCGCCTGCG CGCAACCCCTCCCTGCTCAACCACGGCTTCCCTCTAAGCGTTAGCGCCCTGGTGTCCTTCAGAAGAGCCCCTTTTCAGGGCCTGTTGCCGGGATCTAAG ACAAATCAAAAGTCTTCCGATGACTTGAACAGCAGCCAGGATGAAGTCttccccacctcctccccctccctggTGCGCAAGAAAGCCATCCGCACCAAGGTGCTGCGCTCTGGGGCCTTCCGCTCTTTCACTTTCACGCCGCTCAAACAGCGCAACGTTCAGGAGCGACTGAGTGCCTCACAAG GAAAGGAGCAAGACAAAGCACCAGTGAGGAGATCACGAGCCCCGAGTTTGGCCGAAACCGAAGAAGCACTGGCTCAAGCGGTGTGGTGTTGGGCTGGTATCGCAAC tgaCAGCAGCTTTTCCCTGCTTGCAGACGATGTTCTTGGGTCATACCTCCTGTGCCCCCATCccaaaaaacccaaatgtgGCTCTCTTATCATCCGCTTCCCCTCTGGCCTGATCACCCACCTTATCGGAAACACTCACAAAGGGAAATTCCTGCTCGAG CAATGCAAGACGGAATTCAGTTCCATAGCAGAGCTGATCGAACATTACACAGAGACTCGGGAAGAGCTGCCGTGTCTGCTAAGCTGTGCCCGGGTAAACCACTGTTACGAGTGGGAGGAGAGCTCCAGCTCACAGCAGCTTCTAAATCCACGCAAGAGCCTGAACAAAGCCAGAATTAAAAGTACCGACAGAAAGGACTTGGTTTAA
- the kif17 gene encoding kinesin-like protein KIF17 isoform X2 — MGSESVKVVVRCRPLNDREKALGSDTVLSIDPHRCQCFIEKPGAVDEPPKQFTFDGTYFIDQTTEQMYNEIAYPLVEGVTEGYNGTIFAYGQTGSGKSFTMQGVSDPAAQRGIIPRAFEHIFESIQCAENTKFLVRASYLEIYNEEIRDLLGHDTKHRLELKEHPERGVYVRDLSMHTVHNVGECERIIVQGWGNRAVGFTLMNKDSSRSHSIFTIHLEICNTDAEGQDHLRAGKLNLVDLAGSERQSKTGSTGERLREATKINLSLSALGNVISALVDGRSKHIPYRDSKLTRLLQDSLGGNTRTLMIACLSPADNNYEETLSTLRYANRAKSIQNRPRINEDPKDALLREYQEEIKKLRALISGQMGTANLSSLLSGHFSEQPPAVLTRPQSSTTEVEKEKIKEEYEERLAKLQAEYNAEQESKAKLQEDIAALRSSWDSKLNNLEKARASRGSSVPKIENRKPSSQEPASVSSSCMTEVSKEELHRTDPVYQKTIGETSQTKPDVPAVGVLKGPDGDGLKVSPDVSTEPLDQQHVLERLQQLEQEVVGGEQARNTDLQQRHRQRKTLADQRKIHLISALSEKTEDSENVLLNVYNSIQEEVHAKSQMLVKVQGKMKAAKLEIRDLQAEFEVERDDYLATIRRLEREGQLLHSLLERMVMLVRRDCNYSNLDRLKKEALWDEDSATWRLPDVTVQKTTLPSAVAPKVPAGRGPAADTGEPSMMEEDRYKEMLARSDSENIASSYFKSKRASQLLGREATKGHAIHSPPLVNGAAHLTVSGSTMNSPVGSDSVFPRPFRLESLGVPVPNAKVKRKKSKSHIHNEGI; from the exons ATGGGGTCAGAGTCGGTGAAGGTGGTGGTGAGGTGCAGGCCACTGAATGACAGGGAGAAGGCTCTGGGCTCTGACACGGTGCTCTCCATCGACCCGCACCGCTGCCAGTGCTTCATAGAGAAGCCTGGGGCCGTGGATGAGCCGCCCAAACAGTTCACCTTTGACGGGACCTACTTCATTGATCAAACCACTGAGCAGATGTACAACGAGATTGCCTATCCTTTGGTTGAG ggcGTCACTGAGGGATACAATGGCACAATCTTTGCCTATGGACAGACTGGAAGTGGGAAGTCTTTCACCATGCAGGGGGTGTCCGATCCTGCAGCCCAGAGGGGGATCATCCCACGAGCCTTTGAGCACATCTTTGAGAGTATACAG tgtgcagaaaatacaaaattccTTGTGAGGGCCTCCTACTTGGAGATTTACAATGAAGAAATCCGAGACCTATTGGGACATGACACCAAACACAGATTGGAG CTGAAAGAACATCCAGAGCGGGGGGTGTATGTGCGGGACCTCTCCATGCACACTGTGCACAATGTGGGGGAGTGTGAGAGAATCATAGTGCAAGGCTGGGGGAACCGGGCGGTGGGCTTCACGCTAATGAACAAGGACTCCTCCCGCTCACACTCCATCTTCACCATCCACTTGGAGATCTGCAACACAg ATGCAGAGGGCCAGGATCATCTACGAGCAGGTAAACTCAACCTGGTTGACCTGGCGGGAAGTGAGCGTCAGTCTAAAACTGGTTCTACAGGCGAGCGGCTCCGCGAGGCCACCAAGATCAACCTGTCCCTCTCGGCGCTAGGCAACGTCATCTCTGCCCTGGTGGACGGACGCTCCAAACACATCCCTTACCGAGACTCCAAGCTCACCAGgctgctgcaggactctctggGAGGAAACACGCGCACCTTAATGATCGCCTGTCTGTCCCCCGCGGACAACAACTACGAGGAAACCCTAAGCACGTTACGCTATGCCAACCGGGCCAAGAGCATCCAGAACAGGCCTCGTATCAATGAGGACCCCAAAGATGCTCTGCTGCGGGAGTACCAGGAGGAGATCAAGAAGTTGCGGGCCCTTATCTCAGGTCAGATGGGCACCGCGAACCTATCAT CTTTGCTCTCTGGTCACTTCTCTGAGCAACCCCCTGCTGTTCTGACAAGACCACAGTCCAGCACCACAGAAGTAGAGAAGGAGAAGATTAAAGAG GAGTATGAAGAGAGACTGGCCAAGTTGCAGGCTGAGTACAATGCAGAGCAGGAATCCAAAGCCAAGCTGCAGGAGGACATTGCTGCCCTGCGTTCCTCCTGGGATTCCAAGCTGAACAATCTGGAGAAGGCTCGAGCCAGCAGAGGGAGCTCTGTCCCAAAGATTGAAAACAGAAAACCATCCTCCCAAGAACCAG CATCAGTAAGTTCCAGCTGTATGACGGAGGTCTCAAAAGAAGAGCTCCATCGCACTGATCCCGTTTACCAGAAAACAATTGGGGAAACTTCCCAGACCAAG CCTGATGTACCAGCAGTCGGTGTCCTAAAAGGTCCAGACGGAGACGGGCTCAAAGTCTCACCTGATGTCTCTACAGAGCCTCTGGACCAGCAACATGTCCTGGAGAG ACTGCAGCAGCTGGAACAGGAGGTGGTGGGAGGAGAGCAGGCCAGGAACACAGACCTGCAGCAGAGACACCGGCAGAGGAAGACCCTTGCTGACCAGAGAAAAATCCATCTGATCAGCGCTCTGTCAGAGAAAACTGAGGACAGTGAAAACGTGCTGTTGAATGTCTACAACTCCATCCAGGAGGAGGTCCACGCCAAAAGCCAAATGCTGGTCAAGGTCCAAGGCAAG ATGAAAGCAGCCAAACTGGAGATCCGTGACCTGCAGGCGGAGTTCGAGGTGGAAAGGGATGACTACCTGGCAACGATCCGGCGGCTGGAGAGGGAGGGCCAGTTACTGCACAGCCTGCTGGAGCGCATGGTGATGCTGGTTCGCCGGGACTGTAACTACAGCAACCTGGACCGCCTGAAGAAAGAAGCCTTGTGGGACGAGGACAGCGCCACCTGGAGGCTGCCGGACGTTACGGTGCAGAAAACAACACTGCCTTCAG CAGTGGCTCCGAAAGTTCCAGCTGGAAGAGGTCCAGCTGCTGATACTGGAGAGCCGTCCATG ATGGAGGAGGACCGGTACAAGGAGATGCTGGCCCGCAGTGACAGTGAGAACATCGCCAGCAGCTACTTCAAGTCAAAGAGAGCAAGCCAACTGCTGGGACGTGAAGCTACCAAGGGGCACG CCATCCACTCTCCACCCCTGGTTAACGGGGCAGCCCACCTCACTGTGAGCGGCTCCACCATGAACTCACCTGTCGGCTCAGACTCCGTATTCCCGCGCCCCTTCCGCCTGGAGTCTCTGGGAGTCCCTGTGCCCAATGCTAAAGTCAAACGCAAAAAGAGTAAATCCCACATCCATAACGAGGGGATTTAA
- the kif17 gene encoding kinesin-like protein KIF17 isoform X1: MGSESVKVVVRCRPLNDREKALGSDTVLSIDPHRCQCFIEKPGAVDEPPKQFTFDGTYFIDQTTEQMYNEIAYPLVEGVTEGYNGTIFAYGQTGSGKSFTMQGVSDPAAQRGIIPRAFEHIFESIQCAENTKFLVRASYLEIYNEEIRDLLGHDTKHRLELKEHPERGVYVRDLSMHTVHNVGECERIIVQGWGNRAVGFTLMNKDSSRSHSIFTIHLEICNTDAEGQDHLRAGKLNLVDLAGSERQSKTGSTGERLREATKINLSLSALGNVISALVDGRSKHIPYRDSKLTRLLQDSLGGNTRTLMIACLSPADNNYEETLSTLRYANRAKSIQNRPRINEDPKDALLREYQEEIKKLRALISGQMGTANLSSLLSGHFSEQPPAVLTRPQSSTTEVEKEKIKEEYEERLAKLQAEYNAEQESKAKLQEDIAALRSSWDSKLNNLEKARASRGSSVPKIENRKPSSQEPASVSSSCMTEVSKEELHRTDPVYQKTIGETSQTKPDVPAVGVLKGPDGDGLKVSPDVSTEPLDQQHVLERLQQLEQEVVGGEQARNTDLQQRHRQRKTLADQRKIHLISALSEKTEDSENVLLNVYNSIQEEVHAKSQMLVKVQGKMKAAKLEIRDLQAEFEVERDDYLATIRRLEREGQLLHSLLERMVMLVRRDCNYSNLDRLKKEALWDEDSATWRLPDVTVQKTTLPSAVAPKVPAGRGPAADTGEPSMQMEEDRYKEMLARSDSENIASSYFKSKRASQLLGREATKGHAIHSPPLVNGAAHLTVSGSTMNSPVGSDSVFPRPFRLESLGVPVPNAKVKRKKSKSHIHNEGI, translated from the exons ATGGGGTCAGAGTCGGTGAAGGTGGTGGTGAGGTGCAGGCCACTGAATGACAGGGAGAAGGCTCTGGGCTCTGACACGGTGCTCTCCATCGACCCGCACCGCTGCCAGTGCTTCATAGAGAAGCCTGGGGCCGTGGATGAGCCGCCCAAACAGTTCACCTTTGACGGGACCTACTTCATTGATCAAACCACTGAGCAGATGTACAACGAGATTGCCTATCCTTTGGTTGAG ggcGTCACTGAGGGATACAATGGCACAATCTTTGCCTATGGACAGACTGGAAGTGGGAAGTCTTTCACCATGCAGGGGGTGTCCGATCCTGCAGCCCAGAGGGGGATCATCCCACGAGCCTTTGAGCACATCTTTGAGAGTATACAG tgtgcagaaaatacaaaattccTTGTGAGGGCCTCCTACTTGGAGATTTACAATGAAGAAATCCGAGACCTATTGGGACATGACACCAAACACAGATTGGAG CTGAAAGAACATCCAGAGCGGGGGGTGTATGTGCGGGACCTCTCCATGCACACTGTGCACAATGTGGGGGAGTGTGAGAGAATCATAGTGCAAGGCTGGGGGAACCGGGCGGTGGGCTTCACGCTAATGAACAAGGACTCCTCCCGCTCACACTCCATCTTCACCATCCACTTGGAGATCTGCAACACAg ATGCAGAGGGCCAGGATCATCTACGAGCAGGTAAACTCAACCTGGTTGACCTGGCGGGAAGTGAGCGTCAGTCTAAAACTGGTTCTACAGGCGAGCGGCTCCGCGAGGCCACCAAGATCAACCTGTCCCTCTCGGCGCTAGGCAACGTCATCTCTGCCCTGGTGGACGGACGCTCCAAACACATCCCTTACCGAGACTCCAAGCTCACCAGgctgctgcaggactctctggGAGGAAACACGCGCACCTTAATGATCGCCTGTCTGTCCCCCGCGGACAACAACTACGAGGAAACCCTAAGCACGTTACGCTATGCCAACCGGGCCAAGAGCATCCAGAACAGGCCTCGTATCAATGAGGACCCCAAAGATGCTCTGCTGCGGGAGTACCAGGAGGAGATCAAGAAGTTGCGGGCCCTTATCTCAGGTCAGATGGGCACCGCGAACCTATCAT CTTTGCTCTCTGGTCACTTCTCTGAGCAACCCCCTGCTGTTCTGACAAGACCACAGTCCAGCACCACAGAAGTAGAGAAGGAGAAGATTAAAGAG GAGTATGAAGAGAGACTGGCCAAGTTGCAGGCTGAGTACAATGCAGAGCAGGAATCCAAAGCCAAGCTGCAGGAGGACATTGCTGCCCTGCGTTCCTCCTGGGATTCCAAGCTGAACAATCTGGAGAAGGCTCGAGCCAGCAGAGGGAGCTCTGTCCCAAAGATTGAAAACAGAAAACCATCCTCCCAAGAACCAG CATCAGTAAGTTCCAGCTGTATGACGGAGGTCTCAAAAGAAGAGCTCCATCGCACTGATCCCGTTTACCAGAAAACAATTGGGGAAACTTCCCAGACCAAG CCTGATGTACCAGCAGTCGGTGTCCTAAAAGGTCCAGACGGAGACGGGCTCAAAGTCTCACCTGATGTCTCTACAGAGCCTCTGGACCAGCAACATGTCCTGGAGAG ACTGCAGCAGCTGGAACAGGAGGTGGTGGGAGGAGAGCAGGCCAGGAACACAGACCTGCAGCAGAGACACCGGCAGAGGAAGACCCTTGCTGACCAGAGAAAAATCCATCTGATCAGCGCTCTGTCAGAGAAAACTGAGGACAGTGAAAACGTGCTGTTGAATGTCTACAACTCCATCCAGGAGGAGGTCCACGCCAAAAGCCAAATGCTGGTCAAGGTCCAAGGCAAG ATGAAAGCAGCCAAACTGGAGATCCGTGACCTGCAGGCGGAGTTCGAGGTGGAAAGGGATGACTACCTGGCAACGATCCGGCGGCTGGAGAGGGAGGGCCAGTTACTGCACAGCCTGCTGGAGCGCATGGTGATGCTGGTTCGCCGGGACTGTAACTACAGCAACCTGGACCGCCTGAAGAAAGAAGCCTTGTGGGACGAGGACAGCGCCACCTGGAGGCTGCCGGACGTTACGGTGCAGAAAACAACACTGCCTTCAG CAGTGGCTCCGAAAGTTCCAGCTGGAAGAGGTCCAGCTGCTGATACTGGAGAGCCGTCCATG CAGATGGAGGAGGACCGGTACAAGGAGATGCTGGCCCGCAGTGACAGTGAGAACATCGCCAGCAGCTACTTCAAGTCAAAGAGAGCAAGCCAACTGCTGGGACGTGAAGCTACCAAGGGGCACG CCATCCACTCTCCACCCCTGGTTAACGGGGCAGCCCACCTCACTGTGAGCGGCTCCACCATGAACTCACCTGTCGGCTCAGACTCCGTATTCCCGCGCCCCTTCCGCCTGGAGTCTCTGGGAGTCCCTGTGCCCAATGCTAAAGTCAAACGCAAAAAGAGTAAATCCCACATCCATAACGAGGGGATTTAA
- the zgc:158258 gene encoding specifically androgen-regulated gene protein, protein MPKSDTWPGGIGLETSMDSAGSCDSVVSTNSIFSDDSLEHLSAEEKACLMFLEETIDSLDTEEDSGMSNDEPDQLPSVGNLASKLADLSASMSKTKLNSSQQQDLTENVDSKPMHSYLVPTPFAIASSSPSSIPNAKAGFPPDKTPSSKSQFTPSSNKPDHKHKQKPVNHHVSFNANVVIPPATKPKELVGCLPRGPLSYDALVYLQRSASTKKTPLCPTIDHTIDVNKHLPVAEEGPNFGKIPRSDRFNSEAFKSKTDPPVVAPKPKEITAKKSVKTPNKAEVSYIIKNAKDPKVVRLEALEKLGLLKDEQPEDEIVAPLPPTKSPSSLDLTTSRFTIGPYNVNPSRSPSFSFPAVPTEPKNKPLQSSASFHHCSRRDQLPASASHSAPPSGLKAASLKHTATRDHHKNAESAQPVPHKPPNSVGYTVMVVPGMGVDRKEALRKLGLLKD, encoded by the exons ATGCCTAAAAGCGATACCTGGCCAGGTGGCATTGGATTGGAGACCAGCATGGACAGCGCTGGCAGCTGTGACAGCGTTGTCAGCACCAACTCTATCTTT AGTGACGATAGTCTGGAGCACCTCTCTGCTGAAGAGAAGGCCTGCCTCATGTTTTTGGAGGAGACCATAGATTCTCTGGACACTGAGGAGGATAGCGGAATGTCTAATGACGAACCGGACCAGCTGCCCAGCGTGGGCAACCTTGCTTCCAAACTGGCTGACCTGTCGGCTTCCATGAGCAAAACCAAGCTCAACA GTTCGCAGCAACAAGACCTTACGGAGAATGTTGACAGCAAACCCATGCACAGCTACCTGGTTCCTACGCCATTTGCTATCGCTAGCAGCTCTCCAAGTTCCATACCAAATGCAAAGGCAGGTTTCCCTCCTGACAAAACCCCCAGCTCTAAGTCTCAGTTCACTCCTTCGAGCAACAAACCGGatcacaaacacaagcagaaaCCTGTCAACCACCATGTTTCTTTCAACGCTAATGTTGTGATACCTCCTGCCACCAAACCCAAGGAATTGGTTGGATGTTTACCCAGAGGTCCCCTGTCCTATGACGCACTGGTTTATCTGCAGAGGAGTGCCTCAACGAAGAAGACGCCTCTCTGTCCCACAATTGATCATACAATAGACGTGAACAAGCACCTTCCTGTCGCAGAGGAAGGCCCAAACTTTGGAAAAATACCAAGATCTGACAGATTTAACTCAGAGGCTTTTAAGTCCAAGACAGACCCTCCGGTTGTGGCCCCAAAACCCAAAGAGATAACAGCCAAGAAATCTGTAAAAACACCAAATAAAGCAGAGGTTTCGTACATCATAAAGAATGCAAAGGACCCCAAGGTGGTCAGACTGGAGGCTTTGGAGAAGCTTGGTCTCCTGAAAGATGAACAGCCGGAAGATGAGATAGTAGCCCCACTGCCTCCCACTAaatctccctcctctctggACCTGACGACCAGCAGATTCACAATAGGTCCATATAATGTTAACCCATCACGGAGCCCATCGTTTTCCTTCCCTGCAGTGCCTACAGAGCCCAAGAACAAGCCTCTGCAGAGCAGTGCCAGCTTCCATCACTGCTCCAGACGGGACCAGCTGCCTGCGTCTGCATCACACTCCGCTCCACCCAGCGGACTGAAGGCAGCTAGCCTAAAGCACACTGCTACACGGGACCACCACAAAAACGCTGAAAGCGCACAGCCTGTACCCCACAAACCCCCCAACTCAGTGGGATATACGGTAATGGTTGTGCCCGGGATGGGAGTTGATCGAAAGGAAGCACTCAGAAAGCTTGGACTGCTCAAAGACTAA
- the yod1 gene encoding ubiquitin thioesterase OTU1 has translation MLRLRCKTKNGSHIMQGLTHQSCVQELKSKVEELTGIPCDVQKIMVGYPPSSLDLQNGDAYLKDYPIKSGDTLIVEEDKNKPKPPQEQPTVTKVPRLEASPMLARRVVPADNSCLFTSVYYVVEGGVYDPACAPEMRGLIAQIVSSDTTAYSEAVLGKTNEDYCTWIRRDDTWGGAIEVSILSKFYQCEICVVDTQTVRVDRFGEDAGYHKRVLLIYDGIHYDPLQKETPGSDAPPQTIFSTTDDVILALALELADEARRKRQFTDVNRFALRCMVCQQGLVGQKEAREHAKETGHTNFGEV, from the exons ATGTTGCGGCTTCGCTGTAAGACCAAAAATGGGAGCCACATAATGCAGGGCTTGACTCACCAGTCCTGTGTACAAGAGCTGAAGAGTAAGGTGGAGGAGCTGACTGGGATCCCATGTGATGTGCAGAAAATTATGGTCGGTTATCCACCCAGCAGCCTTGATCTTCAAAATGGAGACGCTTACCTCAAAGACTACCCTATCAAATCAG GAGACACACTCATTGTTGAGGAAGACAAAAACAAGCCAAAGCCACCTCAGGAACAACCCACTGTGACTAAAGTACCGCGACTGGAAGCCTCCCCCATGCTGGCACGTAGAGTCGTCCCAGCAGACAACTCGTGCCTCTTCACCAGTGTGTATTATGTGGTGGAAGGTGGTGTGTATGACCCTGCGTGTGCCCCAGAGATGCGCGGCCTCATAGCCCAGATCGTGTCTAGTGACACCACAGCTTACTCTGAAGCGGTGCTGGGTAAGACCAACGAGGACTACTGCACGTGGATACGACGTGATGACACCTGGGGGGGAGCCATCGAGGTCTCCATCCTGTCCAAGTTTTACCAGTGCGAGATCTGTGTGGTGGACACTCAGACGGTGCGAGTGGATCGATTTGGGGAGGATGCTGGATACCACAAACGCGTGCTGCTGATCTACGACGGCATCCACTACGACCCCCTGCAGAAAGAAACGCCCGGCTCTGACGCTCCGCCCCAGACTATCTTCTCCACCACGGACGACGTAATCCTGGCCCTGGCCCTCGAGCTGGCGGACGAAGCCCGCCGTAAGCGGCAGTTCACGGACGTTAACCGCTTTGCTTTGCGCTGCATGGTTTGCCAGCAAGGCCTTGTGGGACAAAAGGAGGCACGTGAACATGCCAAGGAGACTGGCCACACCAATTTTGGTGAAGTGTGA